The proteins below are encoded in one region of Elgaria multicarinata webbii isolate HBS135686 ecotype San Diego chromosome 8, rElgMul1.1.pri, whole genome shotgun sequence:
- the GPR160 gene encoding probable G-protein coupled receptor 160 isoform X3, producing the protein MSWSWKISLISLLIMGAVFYENSSFLYFQHGQTFQPSEASTALLLIMLGKVSLNLYLLRVTKQNHRGSFMGYFCISLAFFDFVLLVMMSFISYFQNFMLSGVRFTEYHICLLAQITAFTYGILHYPVTFLAGLDYYLTITKTSRYPNVCQRSLYTAAVVFMWILVLYYVLNFPGSSLGLDINHYNSAYQCPFYISSQSYWLSLGILILICLVLVLCWSEVVDMVQSIKLISFETETVLFFPYVPECHPRDCAKHLLTRLLICFIGTWAPFVFLQMLIVLCSSQIPAYIEMNVPWLYFVNSFLIGIACWANRQYIELTEESWDVDPFVSWKFCFVPFHGQGAKEFQKPITKVIIC; encoded by the coding sequence ATGAGCTGGAGTTGGAAAATATCACTCATCTCCCTCTTAATAATGGGTGCAGTCTTCTATGAGAATTCTTCCTTTCTATATTTTCAGCATGGCCAGACGTTCCAGCCTTCTGAAGctagcacagctcttctgctCATCATGCTGGGGAAAGTCTCACTCAATCTATATCTGTTGCGAGTCACAAAACAGAATCACCGTGGGAGTTTTATGGGCTATTTCTGCATATCACTAGCCTTCTTTGACTTTGTGCTTCTGGTGATGATGTCTTTCATCTCCTATTTTCAGAACTTTATGCTTTCAGGTGTCCGGTTTACTGAGTATCACATCTGTCTTTTGGCTCAGATCACAGCCTTTACCTATGGGATCTTACATTATCCAGTTACTTTTTTGGCTGGCTTGGATTATTACCTTACAATAACCAAAACTTCCAGGTATCCGAATGTGTGTCAGAGGTCATTGTACACTGCTGCTGTTGTCTTCATGTGGATTTTGGTTCTCTATTATGTTCTGAATTTTCCAGGCAGTTCCCTAGGGCTTGACATAAACCATTATAATTCTGCATACCAGTGTCCCTTTTATATCAGCAGCCAGAGTTACTGGCTCTCACTTGGTATACTGATTCTCATATGCCTGGTTCTTGTACTCTGTTGGTCAGAGGTTGTGGATATGGTACAGTCAATTAAGCTAATTTCATTTGAGACAGAGACAGTTTTGTTCTTCCCTTATGTTCCTGAGTGCCACCCCAGAGACTGTGCAAAGCATCTTTTGACGAGACTTCTAATCTGCTTTATTGGCACTTGGGCACCATTTGTTTTCCTTCAAATGCTCATAGTGTTATGCAGTTCTCAGATTCCCGCCTACATAGAGATGAATGTTCCCTGGCTTTATTTTGTCAACAGCTTTCTTATTGGAATTGCATGTTGGGCAAACCGTCAGTACATTGAGTTGACAGAAGAGTCTTGGGACGTGGATCCATTTGTCAGTTGGAAATTCTGCTTTGTCCCCTTCCACGGCCAAGGTGCAAAGGAATTCCAAAAGCCCATCACCAAAGTAATAATCTGTTAA
- the GPR160 gene encoding probable G-protein coupled receptor 160 isoform X1 — MQLEEIHFENAVIEATRDLRLPSFQSIHGVLANILKRHPLLSGMSWSWKISLISLLIMGAVFYENSSFLYFQHGQTFQPSEASTALLLIMLGKVSLNLYLLRVTKQNHRGSFMGYFCISLAFFDFVLLVMMSFISYFQNFMLSGVRFTEYHICLLAQITAFTYGILHYPVTFLAGLDYYLTITKTSRYPNVCQRSLYTAAVVFMWILVLYYVLNFPGSSLGLDINHYNSAYQCPFYISSQSYWLSLGILILICLVLVLCWSEVVDMVQSIKLISFETETVLFFPYVPECHPRDCAKHLLTRLLICFIGTWAPFVFLQMLIVLCSSQIPAYIEMNVPWLYFVNSFLIGIACWANRQYIELTEESWDVDPFVSWKFCFVPFHGQGAKEFQKPITKVIIC, encoded by the exons ACCTGCGGCTGCCAAGCTTTCAAAGCATTCACGGAGTTCTTGCAAATATTTTGAAACGTCACCCCCTTCTTTCAG GTATGAGCTGGAGTTGGAAAATATCACTCATCTCCCTCTTAATAATGGGTGCAGTCTTCTATGAGAATTCTTCCTTTCTATATTTTCAGCATGGCCAGACGTTCCAGCCTTCTGAAGctagcacagctcttctgctCATCATGCTGGGGAAAGTCTCACTCAATCTATATCTGTTGCGAGTCACAAAACAGAATCACCGTGGGAGTTTTATGGGCTATTTCTGCATATCACTAGCCTTCTTTGACTTTGTGCTTCTGGTGATGATGTCTTTCATCTCCTATTTTCAGAACTTTATGCTTTCAGGTGTCCGGTTTACTGAGTATCACATCTGTCTTTTGGCTCAGATCACAGCCTTTACCTATGGGATCTTACATTATCCAGTTACTTTTTTGGCTGGCTTGGATTATTACCTTACAATAACCAAAACTTCCAGGTATCCGAATGTGTGTCAGAGGTCATTGTACACTGCTGCTGTTGTCTTCATGTGGATTTTGGTTCTCTATTATGTTCTGAATTTTCCAGGCAGTTCCCTAGGGCTTGACATAAACCATTATAATTCTGCATACCAGTGTCCCTTTTATATCAGCAGCCAGAGTTACTGGCTCTCACTTGGTATACTGATTCTCATATGCCTGGTTCTTGTACTCTGTTGGTCAGAGGTTGTGGATATGGTACAGTCAATTAAGCTAATTTCATTTGAGACAGAGACAGTTTTGTTCTTCCCTTATGTTCCTGAGTGCCACCCCAGAGACTGTGCAAAGCATCTTTTGACGAGACTTCTAATCTGCTTTATTGGCACTTGGGCACCATTTGTTTTCCTTCAAATGCTCATAGTGTTATGCAGTTCTCAGATTCCCGCCTACATAGAGATGAATGTTCCCTGGCTTTATTTTGTCAACAGCTTTCTTATTGGAATTGCATGTTGGGCAAACCGTCAGTACATTGAGTTGACAGAAGAGTCTTGGGACGTGGATCCATTTGTCAGTTGGAAATTCTGCTTTGTCCCCTTCCACGGCCAAGGTGCAAAGGAATTCCAAAAGCCCATCACCAAAGTAATAATCTGTTAA
- the GPR160 gene encoding probable G-protein coupled receptor 160 isoform X2, translating to MQLEEIHFENAVIEATRGMSWSWKISLISLLIMGAVFYENSSFLYFQHGQTFQPSEASTALLLIMLGKVSLNLYLLRVTKQNHRGSFMGYFCISLAFFDFVLLVMMSFISYFQNFMLSGVRFTEYHICLLAQITAFTYGILHYPVTFLAGLDYYLTITKTSRYPNVCQRSLYTAAVVFMWILVLYYVLNFPGSSLGLDINHYNSAYQCPFYISSQSYWLSLGILILICLVLVLCWSEVVDMVQSIKLISFETETVLFFPYVPECHPRDCAKHLLTRLLICFIGTWAPFVFLQMLIVLCSSQIPAYIEMNVPWLYFVNSFLIGIACWANRQYIELTEESWDVDPFVSWKFCFVPFHGQGAKEFQKPITKVIIC from the coding sequence GTATGAGCTGGAGTTGGAAAATATCACTCATCTCCCTCTTAATAATGGGTGCAGTCTTCTATGAGAATTCTTCCTTTCTATATTTTCAGCATGGCCAGACGTTCCAGCCTTCTGAAGctagcacagctcttctgctCATCATGCTGGGGAAAGTCTCACTCAATCTATATCTGTTGCGAGTCACAAAACAGAATCACCGTGGGAGTTTTATGGGCTATTTCTGCATATCACTAGCCTTCTTTGACTTTGTGCTTCTGGTGATGATGTCTTTCATCTCCTATTTTCAGAACTTTATGCTTTCAGGTGTCCGGTTTACTGAGTATCACATCTGTCTTTTGGCTCAGATCACAGCCTTTACCTATGGGATCTTACATTATCCAGTTACTTTTTTGGCTGGCTTGGATTATTACCTTACAATAACCAAAACTTCCAGGTATCCGAATGTGTGTCAGAGGTCATTGTACACTGCTGCTGTTGTCTTCATGTGGATTTTGGTTCTCTATTATGTTCTGAATTTTCCAGGCAGTTCCCTAGGGCTTGACATAAACCATTATAATTCTGCATACCAGTGTCCCTTTTATATCAGCAGCCAGAGTTACTGGCTCTCACTTGGTATACTGATTCTCATATGCCTGGTTCTTGTACTCTGTTGGTCAGAGGTTGTGGATATGGTACAGTCAATTAAGCTAATTTCATTTGAGACAGAGACAGTTTTGTTCTTCCCTTATGTTCCTGAGTGCCACCCCAGAGACTGTGCAAAGCATCTTTTGACGAGACTTCTAATCTGCTTTATTGGCACTTGGGCACCATTTGTTTTCCTTCAAATGCTCATAGTGTTATGCAGTTCTCAGATTCCCGCCTACATAGAGATGAATGTTCCCTGGCTTTATTTTGTCAACAGCTTTCTTATTGGAATTGCATGTTGGGCAAACCGTCAGTACATTGAGTTGACAGAAGAGTCTTGGGACGTGGATCCATTTGTCAGTTGGAAATTCTGCTTTGTCCCCTTCCACGGCCAAGGTGCAAAGGAATTCCAAAAGCCCATCACCAAAGTAATAATCTGTTAA